Proteins encoded in a region of the Scyliorhinus torazame isolate Kashiwa2021f chromosome 1, sScyTor2.1, whole genome shotgun sequence genome:
- the LOC140421656 gene encoding BTB/POZ domain-containing protein 3 isoform X1, producing the protein MVDAKGRNMKCLTFFLMLPAAVKKSKKTSKASRLPVCCEILTLKKRMAAEIYSNKKAPVPSTSAHSYQQNLNNNNTIQSSNWQGLYPTIRERNAVMFNNDLMADVHFVVGPQGGTQRLPGHKYVLAVGSSVFHAMFYGELAEDKDEIRIPDVEPGAFLAMLKYIYCDEIDLAADTVLATLYAAKKYIVPHLARACVTFLETSLSAKNACVLLSQSCLFEEPDLTQRCWEVIDAQAELALKSEGFCDIDYQTLQSILNRETLNAKEIILFEAVLNWAEVECQRRDLSINIENKRKVLGKALYLIRIPAMTLDDFANGAAQSGVLTLNETNDIFLWYTAAKKPDLEFVCKPRKGLAPQRCHRFQSCAYRSNQWRYRGRCDSIQFAVDKRVFIAGFGLYGSSCGSAEYSATLELKRQGVLLGQNFSKFFSDGSSHTFPVWFEHPVQIEPDTFYTASVVLDGNELSYFGQEGMTEVQCGKVTFQFQCSSDSTNGTGVQGGQLPELIFYA; encoded by the exons ATGGTTGATGCCAAGGGCAGGAATATGAAGTGCCTGACTTTCTTCCTCATGCTTCCAGCGGCGGTGAAGAAATCGAAGAAGACGTCCAAAGCCAGCCGGCTGCCCGTCTGCTGCGAGATCCTCACCTTGAAGAAGAGGATGGCCGCGGAGATCTACAGCAACAAGAAAGCGCCTGTCCCCAGCACCAGTGCCCACAGCTATCAGCAGAACCTCAACAACAACAATACCATCCAATCCAGCAACTGGCAGGGACTGTACCCCACCATCAGAGAGAG AAATGCTGTGATGTTTAATAATGATTTGATGGCAGACGTTCACTTTGTGGTAGGACCGCAAGGAGGGACCCAGCGACTTCCCGGACACAAG TATGTTTTGGCCGTTGGGAGCTCAGTATTCCACGCAATGTTTTATGGAGAACTGGCAGAAGATAAGGATGAAATTCGAATCCCTGATGTTGAACCCGGTGCCTTCCTTGCCATGCTGAA GTACATCTACTGCGACGAGATAGATTTGGCTGCGGACACAGTCTTAGCCACCCTCTACGCTGCAAAGAAGTATATCGTTCCTCACCTAGCCCGGGCATGTGTTACCTTCCTGGAGACCAGCTTGAGTGCGAAGAATGCCTGCGTGTTGCTGTCCCAGAGCTGCCTCTTTGAGGAACCGGACCTGACCCAACGGTGCTGGGAAGTGATTGACGCCCAAGCTGAGCTGGCTTTGAAGTCCGAGGGCTTCTGTGACATCGATTACCAGACACTGCAGAGCATCCTGAATAGGGAGACCCTCAATGCCAAGGAAATCATTCTGTTTGAGGCTGTGCTAAACTGGGCAGAGGTGGAATGCCAGAGGCGGGACCTGTCCATCAACATTGAGAATAAGCGCAAGGTTCTGGGCAAGGCGCTCTACCTGATCCGTATCCCAGCCATGACGCTGGACGATTTTGCCAATGGCGCCGCGCAATCTGGTGTTCTGACTCTCAACGAGACCAATGACATCTTCCTCTGGTACACAGCGGCCAAGAAGCCAGACTTGGAGTTTGTGTGCAAGCCCCGGAAAGGCCTGGCCCCGCAGCGCTGTCACCGCTTCCAGTCTTGCGCCTACCGTAGCAACCAGTGGCGCTACCGAGGCCGGTGCGACAGCATCCAGTTCGCCGTGGACAAGCGGGTCTTCATTGCCGGCTTCGGCCTGTACGGCTCCAGCTGCGGCTCAGCTGAGTACAGCGCCACACTCGAGCTGAAGCGGCAGGGCGTCCTCCTGGGCCAGAACTTCAGCAAGTTTTTCTCGGATGGCTCCAGCCACACTTTCCCCGTGTGGTTCGAACACCCTGTGCAGATTGAACCGGATACCTTCTACACTGCCAGCGTGGTGCTGGATGGAAATGAGCTGAGCTACTTTGGGCAGGAGGGGATGACTGAAGTACAGTGCGGGAAAGTCACCTTTCAGTTCCAGTGTTCCTCAGACAGTACCAATGGCACAGGGGTACAAGGGGGCCAACTCCCAGAGCTAATATTCTATGCCTGA
- the LOC140421656 gene encoding BTB/POZ domain-containing protein 3 isoform X2, with translation MAAEIYSNKKAPVPSTSAHSYQQNLNNNNTIQSSNWQGLYPTIRERNAVMFNNDLMADVHFVVGPQGGTQRLPGHKYVLAVGSSVFHAMFYGELAEDKDEIRIPDVEPGAFLAMLKYIYCDEIDLAADTVLATLYAAKKYIVPHLARACVTFLETSLSAKNACVLLSQSCLFEEPDLTQRCWEVIDAQAELALKSEGFCDIDYQTLQSILNRETLNAKEIILFEAVLNWAEVECQRRDLSINIENKRKVLGKALYLIRIPAMTLDDFANGAAQSGVLTLNETNDIFLWYTAAKKPDLEFVCKPRKGLAPQRCHRFQSCAYRSNQWRYRGRCDSIQFAVDKRVFIAGFGLYGSSCGSAEYSATLELKRQGVLLGQNFSKFFSDGSSHTFPVWFEHPVQIEPDTFYTASVVLDGNELSYFGQEGMTEVQCGKVTFQFQCSSDSTNGTGVQGGQLPELIFYA, from the exons ATGGCCGCGGAGATCTACAGCAACAAGAAAGCGCCTGTCCCCAGCACCAGTGCCCACAGCTATCAGCAGAACCTCAACAACAACAATACCATCCAATCCAGCAACTGGCAGGGACTGTACCCCACCATCAGAGAGAG AAATGCTGTGATGTTTAATAATGATTTGATGGCAGACGTTCACTTTGTGGTAGGACCGCAAGGAGGGACCCAGCGACTTCCCGGACACAAG TATGTTTTGGCCGTTGGGAGCTCAGTATTCCACGCAATGTTTTATGGAGAACTGGCAGAAGATAAGGATGAAATTCGAATCCCTGATGTTGAACCCGGTGCCTTCCTTGCCATGCTGAA GTACATCTACTGCGACGAGATAGATTTGGCTGCGGACACAGTCTTAGCCACCCTCTACGCTGCAAAGAAGTATATCGTTCCTCACCTAGCCCGGGCATGTGTTACCTTCCTGGAGACCAGCTTGAGTGCGAAGAATGCCTGCGTGTTGCTGTCCCAGAGCTGCCTCTTTGAGGAACCGGACCTGACCCAACGGTGCTGGGAAGTGATTGACGCCCAAGCTGAGCTGGCTTTGAAGTCCGAGGGCTTCTGTGACATCGATTACCAGACACTGCAGAGCATCCTGAATAGGGAGACCCTCAATGCCAAGGAAATCATTCTGTTTGAGGCTGTGCTAAACTGGGCAGAGGTGGAATGCCAGAGGCGGGACCTGTCCATCAACATTGAGAATAAGCGCAAGGTTCTGGGCAAGGCGCTCTACCTGATCCGTATCCCAGCCATGACGCTGGACGATTTTGCCAATGGCGCCGCGCAATCTGGTGTTCTGACTCTCAACGAGACCAATGACATCTTCCTCTGGTACACAGCGGCCAAGAAGCCAGACTTGGAGTTTGTGTGCAAGCCCCGGAAAGGCCTGGCCCCGCAGCGCTGTCACCGCTTCCAGTCTTGCGCCTACCGTAGCAACCAGTGGCGCTACCGAGGCCGGTGCGACAGCATCCAGTTCGCCGTGGACAAGCGGGTCTTCATTGCCGGCTTCGGCCTGTACGGCTCCAGCTGCGGCTCAGCTGAGTACAGCGCCACACTCGAGCTGAAGCGGCAGGGCGTCCTCCTGGGCCAGAACTTCAGCAAGTTTTTCTCGGATGGCTCCAGCCACACTTTCCCCGTGTGGTTCGAACACCCTGTGCAGATTGAACCGGATACCTTCTACACTGCCAGCGTGGTGCTGGATGGAAATGAGCTGAGCTACTTTGGGCAGGAGGGGATGACTGAAGTACAGTGCGGGAAAGTCACCTTTCAGTTCCAGTGTTCCTCAGACAGTACCAATGGCACAGGGGTACAAGGGGGCCAACTCCCAGAGCTAATATTCTATGCCTGA